Part of the Candidatus Sulfotelmatobacter sp. genome is shown below.
GCAAACAGAAAAAAAGGGCGCCGGAAGGGCGCCCTGACCTATTCAGCCTTAGGTTCTGTAGCCTTCGTAACGGCAACGGTTTCGCCCGCATCACCTACTTTAAAGCGCGCGAAGCGCCGCACGGCGATGTTCTCGCCCAGCTTACCCACCTTGGCAGCGATTAGCTGCGAGATCGAGATGGTCTGGTCTTTGATGAAGGGCTGCTCGAGCAGGCACACTTCCTCGTAGAACTTTTCCATCTTGCCGGTAACCATCTTCTCGGCGATGTTGGCCGGCTTGCCGCTGGCAAGGGCCTGGGCCAGAAAGATTTCTTTTTCTCGCGCGAAATCCGCCGCCGTAACGTCCTCTTTGCGGACATACTTCGGATCGCTGGCCGCGATGTGCATCGCGATGTCGTGCACCAGCTCCTTGAAGTCATCAGTGCGCGCCACGAAGTCGCTCTCGCAATTCACTTCGACGAGCACGCCGATCTTGCCCCCGGCGTGAATGTACTGCGCCACCGATCCTTCGCTGGTCACGCGTGTCGCCTTCTTGGCCGCGACCGAAACGCCTTTTTTGCGCAGAATCACGACCGCCTGCTCCATATCGCCCTTGGCTTCCGTCAAGGCTTGCTTGCAATCCATCATGGGAGCGCCGGTTTTTTCCCGGAGATCTTTCACTTGTCCCGCCGAAATGTTGGGACGCCCGCTGTCATTTGGTTCGGGACTGGCAATGGTAGACATAATCTAAATGATTCCTTTTCACCACTTCGTTCTTTGACCCTATAAACTGAAACCCGCGCCGGGCGATCTATGAAGAACGACCCGCGCGGGTCTGATTTCAAAATGCCCGAATTTCTGTATCGGCAAAGCCACGACCAACGACTGACGACCAACGGCCGAGGACCAACGACCGCTCTTAAACCGTCTGGCTCTCCACCTTCGGCAACTCTGCTTCTTCCGTTGCCACCGGCTTCTTGTGCGTTCCCGGACCCAGCACTTCTTCCATGCTGATGTCTTCGCCCGCTTCGTCGGCCATTCCCAGCGTGACTTCTTCGGCCGGTGCGGCGTCGGCTGCAACCTGCGCCGCGTCGGCGGCAGCCTGCATGTCGGCGACCTGTTTGTCGGTCATCAATTGCGCGCCTTCGGCAATCGATTCCGAAATCTTCGACGTAAACAGCCGGATCGCCCGCAGCGCATCGTCGTTGCCCGGAATCACATAATCCACTTCGCTGGGATCGCAATTGGTGTCGACCACGGCGACCACCGGAATGCCCAGCTTGCGCGCCTCTCTGACAGCGATTTGTTCCTTATTCGAGTCGATTACGAAGATCGCGTCGGGCAGGCGGCTCATATTCTTGATGCCGGCCAGGTTGGCCTGCAAATGCTTGCGCTCGCGTTCGAGCTTGATGACTTCTTTCTTGGGCAGCAACTCGTAGCGGCCATCCGTGGCCATCTCGTCGAGTTCTTTCAGCCGCTTCACCGATTTCTGCACCGTGACCCAGTTGGTGAGCAGTCCTCCCAGCCAGCGCTGGTTGATGTAGAACATGCCGCACTTCTGCGCTTCTTCGGCAATCGCGTCCTGCGCCTGGCGCTTGGTGCCGACGAACAGTACGATCCGGCCGTCATTGGCCAGATCCTGCACGAACTTGGACGCCTCTTTGAACATCTTCAGCGTCTTCTGCAGATCGATGATGTAGATCCCGTTGCGCTCTCCGAAGATGAATTCCTTCATCTTGGGATTCCAGCGCTTGGTCTGATGCCCGAAGTGAACGCCCGCTTCGAGCAACTCCTTCATGGTGATAGTAGCCAATGAACCTCCTCTTTAGTCTGCATCGGAAGTTCTAGAGTTCAAGCTTCAATGTTTCAAGGTTGCGAAGTTTCAAAGTGCTTATCTTTGAAACTTTGAAACCTTGAAACGTCGAAACTTGCTCTTCCCTCCGATTGCCATTCCCGTCCCCGCGCCGCGAGGCACGAGAAGAATTGAACACCTAAAACAAACTGTCAGCTATCAGCCGTCAGCTCTCAGCTAAACCCAAACCAAACCAACCCAAACAAAAGGTCATTCCGAGCGGAGGCGCTTTTCAGCCTGAGCGAGGAATCTCAATCTCCTCGGTCCCGGCCCACGGTGACGCAGCTACCGTTTCGAGAACTGGAAACGTTTGCGAGCGCCCTTCTGGCCGTACTTCTTGCGTTCTTTGCCGCGCGAATCGCGGCTAACGAAGCCCTCGCCTTTCAGCTTCTTGCGCAGTTCCGCATTGAACTGCATCAGGGCGCGCGCAATGCCCAACTTCACCGCGTCGGCCTGGCCGCGCACCCCGCCGCCCAATACGCTGGCGATGATGTTGAACGAAGCGCCCGTCTCCGACGAAGCCAGTGGCGCTTTCGCCGCCGAACGCTGCGCCGGGGTCACGAAATACTCTTCAAAAGCGCGACCGTTGACCTTGAAATCGCCGTTGCCCGGACGCAAATAAACCCGGGCAATCGCCGTCTTGCGGCGTCCCGTTCCGTAGTATTGAACCAGTTCTGCCATTTTAGCTTCTAGCTCCTAGCTCTTAGCTTCTAGCTTGAATCGCCCGAAGCGAGCTGTGATTTCTTCTCGAA
Proteins encoded:
- the rpsI gene encoding 30S ribosomal protein S9, encoding MAELVQYYGTGRRKTAIARVYLRPGNGDFKVNGRAFEEYFVTPAQRSAAKAPLASSETGASFNIIASVLGGGVRGQADAVKLGIARALMQFNAELRKKLKGEGFVSRDSRGKERKKYGQKGARKRFQFSKR
- the rpsB gene encoding 30S ribosomal protein S2, coding for MATITMKELLEAGVHFGHQTKRWNPKMKEFIFGERNGIYIIDLQKTLKMFKEASKFVQDLANDGRIVLFVGTKRQAQDAIAEEAQKCGMFYINQRWLGGLLTNWVTVQKSVKRLKELDEMATDGRYELLPKKEVIKLERERKHLQANLAGIKNMSRLPDAIFVIDSNKEQIAVREARKLGIPVVAVVDTNCDPSEVDYVIPGNDDALRAIRLFTSKISESIAEGAQLMTDKQVADMQAAADAAQVAADAAPAEEVTLGMADEAGEDISMEEVLGPGTHKKPVATEEAELPKVESQTV
- the tsf gene encoding translation elongation factor Ts — translated: MSTIASPEPNDSGRPNISAGQVKDLREKTGAPMMDCKQALTEAKGDMEQAVVILRKKGVSVAAKKATRVTSEGSVAQYIHAGGKIGVLVEVNCESDFVARTDDFKELVHDIAMHIAASDPKYVRKEDVTAADFAREKEIFLAQALASGKPANIAEKMVTGKMEKFYEEVCLLEQPFIKDQTISISQLIAAKVGKLGENIAVRRFARFKVGDAGETVAVTKATEPKAE